In Nocardioides sp. zg-1228, a single window of DNA contains:
- a CDS encoding DUF6542 domain-containing protein — protein MTRAGAFWQVGREPGRQVVCLGVALALSAVALDVLVAGRLTMFFDLCFVALCLGLAALVRRQDFYLVALLPPVLMLAVFGFVALVDRGALADPRDSVLQAVVSGVATHGIALFAAYAVCLGWLGWRLHRRGHLASELERELGQSPG, from the coding sequence GTGACACGGGCCGGCGCGTTCTGGCAGGTCGGGCGGGAGCCGGGCCGGCAGGTGGTGTGCCTCGGGGTGGCCCTCGCGCTGAGCGCCGTGGCCCTCGACGTGCTCGTGGCCGGGCGACTGACGATGTTCTTCGACCTGTGCTTCGTGGCGCTGTGCCTGGGCCTGGCCGCGCTGGTGCGCCGCCAGGACTTCTACCTGGTCGCACTGCTGCCGCCCGTGCTCATGCTCGCCGTGTTCGGGTTCGTCGCGCTCGTCGACCGCGGCGCCCTCGCCGACCCCCGCGACAGCGTCCTGCAGGCGGTCGTCTCCGGGGTCGCGACCCACGGCATCGCCCTGTTCGCCGCCTACGCGGTGTGCCTGGGCTGGCTCGGCTGGCGCCTGCACCGCAGGGGCCACCTCGCCTCCGAGCTCGAGCGCGAGCTCGGGCAGTCGCCCGGCTGA
- a CDS encoding L-threonylcarbamoyladenylate synthase, with product MARYLDIHPDNPQPRLVRQVVEALRDDQLIAYPTDSGYALGARLGNRDGRDRILRIRDLDERHHFTLMCKDFSQLGQFVHVDNSAFRAIKAATPGPYTFILPATGEVPKRLMHPKKRTVGVRIPQHPLVCALLEELGEPILTSTLILPGETEARTMGWEIKEDLDHVVDVVVESGEVTAEPTTVIDWSGPEPVVVRRGAGDPERFEA from the coding sequence ATGGCCCGCTACCTCGACATCCACCCGGACAACCCGCAGCCGCGGCTGGTCAGGCAGGTCGTCGAGGCGCTGCGCGACGACCAGCTCATCGCCTACCCGACCGACTCCGGCTACGCCCTCGGGGCCCGGCTCGGCAACCGCGACGGTCGCGACCGGATCCTGCGCATCCGCGACCTCGACGAACGCCACCACTTCACGCTGATGTGCAAGGACTTCTCCCAGCTCGGCCAGTTCGTCCACGTCGACAACTCCGCGTTCCGGGCGATCAAGGCGGCCACGCCGGGCCCCTACACGTTCATCCTCCCCGCCACCGGCGAGGTGCCCAAGCGGCTGATGCACCCCAAGAAGCGCACCGTCGGCGTGCGCATCCCCCAGCACCCGCTCGTCTGCGCGCTGCTCGAGGAGCTCGGTGAGCCGATCCTCACCAGCACCCTGATCCTGCCCGGCGAGACCGAGGCGCGCACGATGGGCTGGGAGATCAAGGAGGACCTCGACCACGTCGTCGACGTGGTCGTCGAGTCGGGCGAGGTCACCGCCGAGCCGACCACCGTCATCGACTGGTCGGGGCCCGAGCCCGTCGTCGTACGCCGCGGGGCGGGCGACCCGGAGCGCTTCGAGGCCTGA
- a CDS encoding 4-hydroxy-3-methylbut-2-enyl diphosphate reductase: MTTDLGLPPVLDPETAKNVLLAAPRGYCAGVDRAVITVEKALDLYGAPVYVRKQIVHNKHVVANLEARGAIFVEELDEVPEGRTVVFSAHGVSPAVHTQAAERGLKTIDATCPLVTKVHHEAKRFASDDYDILLIGHAGHEEVEGTAGEAPDHIQLVESPADVARIEVRDPARVAWLSQTTLSVDETLETVAAIRERFPLLLDPPSDDICYATQNRQLAIKEISAAADLVIVVGSRNSSNSVRLVEVALEAGAKASYLVDDHTEIDEAWLDGVETVSVTSGASVPEDLVEGVLAFLSERGFPDARAVHSAEESLIFALPPELRRDLRAAQRA; encoded by the coding sequence ATGACGACCGACCTCGGCCTTCCTCCCGTCCTCGATCCCGAGACCGCGAAGAACGTGCTGCTCGCTGCGCCCCGCGGCTACTGCGCCGGCGTCGACCGGGCCGTCATCACCGTCGAGAAGGCGCTCGACCTCTACGGCGCCCCGGTCTACGTCCGCAAGCAGATCGTGCACAACAAGCACGTGGTGGCCAACCTGGAGGCGCGCGGCGCGATCTTCGTCGAGGAGCTCGACGAGGTCCCCGAGGGCCGCACGGTCGTCTTCTCCGCCCACGGCGTCTCGCCCGCCGTGCACACCCAGGCGGCCGAGCGCGGCCTCAAGACCATCGACGCGACCTGCCCGCTGGTGACGAAGGTGCACCACGAGGCCAAGCGGTTCGCCTCCGACGACTACGACATCCTGCTGATCGGCCACGCCGGCCACGAGGAGGTCGAGGGCACCGCCGGGGAGGCGCCCGACCACATCCAGCTGGTCGAGAGCCCCGCCGACGTGGCCCGCATCGAGGTCCGTGACCCGGCACGGGTCGCCTGGCTCTCGCAGACCACGCTCAGCGTCGACGAGACCCTCGAGACGGTCGCCGCCATCCGCGAGCGGTTCCCGCTGCTGCTCGACCCGCCGAGCGACGACATCTGCTACGCCACCCAGAACCGCCAGCTCGCCATCAAGGAGATCTCCGCGGCCGCCGACCTGGTGATCGTGGTCGGCTCGCGCAACTCCTCCAACTCCGTGCGGCTCGTCGAGGTCGCGCTCGAGGCCGGCGCCAAGGCCTCCTACCTCGTCGACGACCACACCGAGATCGACGAGGCGTGGCTCGACGGGGTCGAGACCGTGTCGGTCACCTCCGGCGCCTCGGTGCCCGAGGACCTCGTCGAGGGCGTGCTCGCCTTCCTCTCCGAGCGGGGCTTCCCCGACGCGCGGGCGGTCCACTCGGCCGAGGAGTCGCTGATCTTCGCGCTGCCCCCCGAGCTGCGGCGCGACCTCCGCGCGGCGCAGCGGGCCTGA
- the xseA gene encoding exodeoxyribonuclease VII large subunit encodes MPSLRDATAESPAPVRAVANAVAQWIDRLGGVWVEGQIAQVNRRPGVNTVFMTLRDTVADISVTLTCARSLFDSMNPPLVEGASVVVHARPTFYANRGSFSLAAREIRMVGIGELLARLERRRQLLAAEGLFAPELKRDLPFLPGCVGLVTAPNSAAERDVLDNARRRWPAVRFEVVHAAMQGTRSATEVIEALERLERHPDVDVVVVARGGGSIEDLLPFSDEAVLRAVHRMRTPVVSAIGHEPDQPLLDLVADVRASTPTDAAKLVVPDMAEEVQGVVWARERLRQLVTQRIAREQEWLAQVRSRPAMADPRNLLTARSDELDELLARARRTLSHRLDRAADDIGHQRARARALSPLATLQRGYAVLQDADGHVVTSVTQAAVGATVSVRVADGRIHATTDRVEAATLSEEDPDE; translated from the coding sequence GTGCCCTCACTCCGCGACGCCACGGCCGAGTCACCGGCCCCCGTGCGGGCCGTCGCCAACGCCGTCGCCCAGTGGATCGACCGGCTCGGCGGCGTGTGGGTCGAGGGCCAGATCGCGCAGGTCAACCGGCGCCCGGGCGTCAACACCGTCTTCATGACGCTTCGCGACACCGTCGCCGACATCTCGGTCACCCTCACGTGCGCGCGCTCGCTGTTCGACTCGATGAACCCGCCCCTCGTCGAGGGCGCGAGCGTCGTCGTGCACGCCCGGCCCACCTTCTACGCCAACCGCGGCTCGTTCTCCCTGGCCGCCCGCGAGATCCGCATGGTCGGCATCGGCGAGCTGCTGGCCCGCCTCGAGCGGCGCCGCCAGCTCCTGGCCGCCGAGGGCCTCTTCGCGCCCGAGCTCAAGCGCGACCTGCCGTTCCTGCCGGGCTGCGTCGGCCTGGTCACCGCGCCCAACAGCGCCGCCGAGCGCGACGTCCTCGACAACGCGCGGCGCCGGTGGCCGGCGGTGCGGTTCGAGGTGGTCCACGCCGCCATGCAAGGCACCCGCTCCGCCACCGAGGTCATCGAGGCGCTGGAGCGGCTCGAGCGCCATCCCGACGTCGACGTGGTCGTCGTCGCCCGCGGCGGCGGCTCCATCGAGGACCTGCTCCCCTTCTCCGACGAGGCGGTCCTCCGCGCGGTCCACCGCATGCGTACGCCGGTGGTGTCCGCCATCGGCCACGAGCCCGACCAGCCGCTCCTCGACCTCGTCGCCGACGTGCGGGCCTCCACGCCCACCGACGCCGCCAAGCTGGTCGTGCCCGACATGGCCGAGGAGGTGCAGGGCGTCGTCTGGGCCCGCGAGCGGCTGCGCCAGCTGGTCACCCAGCGCATCGCGCGCGAGCAGGAGTGGCTGGCCCAGGTGCGCTCGCGCCCGGCGATGGCCGACCCGCGCAACCTGCTGACCGCCCGCTCCGACGAGCTCGACGAGCTGCTCGCCCGCGCCCGCCGCACCCTGTCGCACCGCCTCGACCGCGCCGCCGACGACATCGGCCACCAACGCGCCCGGGCCCGGGCGCTGTCGCCGCTCGCGACGCTGCAGCGTGGCTACGCCGTCCTGCAGGACGCCGACGGCCACGTCGTCACCTCGGTGACGCAGGCCGCGGTCGGCGCCACCGTGTCGGTGCGGGTCGCCGACGGCCGCATCCACGCCACGACGGACCGCGTCGAGGCAGCCACCCTGTCCGAGGAGGACCCCGATGAGTGA
- a CDS encoding exodeoxyribonuclease VII small subunit, with amino-acid sequence MSDAPSYEEAREELIEVVRTLEAGGTTLEESLALWERGEALAKVCQQWLDGARQRLDDAMGAETDG; translated from the coding sequence ATGAGTGACGCCCCCAGCTATGAAGAGGCCCGCGAGGAGCTCATCGAGGTCGTGCGCACCCTCGAGGCCGGCGGCACGACCCTGGAGGAGTCGCTCGCCCTGTGGGAGCGCGGCGAGGCCCTCGCCAAGGTCTGCCAGCAGTGGCTCGACGGGGCGCGCCAGCGGCTCGACGACGCCATGGGCGCCGAGACCGACGGCTGA
- a CDS encoding DUF4245 domain-containing protein: MSEQPSRYTRSFSGMTGALIVTVIAVLAFVAWRGLWRADVDDTVDTVDWQESVEIADRADLDVVRPRELPAGWKATSTDLVAGDEPRWGMGVLTDDGTFVGLRQQDASVRDLVERYIDEDAEPEGDATVDSEVTDTWQTWSDEGGDHGYSTEVGDDALLVYGSAPVEDIETFIGLLTR, translated from the coding sequence GTGAGTGAGCAGCCGAGCCGTTACACCCGCTCCTTCAGCGGCATGACCGGCGCCCTCATCGTCACCGTCATCGCCGTGCTGGCGTTCGTGGCCTGGCGTGGGCTGTGGCGCGCCGACGTCGACGACACCGTCGACACGGTCGACTGGCAGGAGAGTGTCGAGATCGCCGACCGGGCCGACCTCGACGTGGTCCGCCCGCGCGAGCTGCCGGCGGGCTGGAAGGCGACGAGCACCGACCTGGTCGCCGGCGACGAGCCGCGCTGGGGCATGGGCGTGCTCACCGACGACGGCACGTTCGTCGGCCTCCGCCAGCAGGACGCCTCGGTGCGCGACCTGGTCGAGCGCTACATCGACGAGGACGCCGAGCCCGAGGGTGACGCCACCGTCGACTCGGAGGTCACCGACACGTGGCAGACGTGGTCGGACGAGGGCGGGGACCACGGCTACTCGACCGAGGTCGGCGACGACGCACTCCTGGTCTACGGCTCCGCGCCGGTCGAGGACATCGAGACCTTCATCGGCCTGCTCACCCGCTGA
- a CDS encoding helix-turn-helix transcriptional regulator, translating into MTTYRVAEAAEILGVSDDTVRRWVDAGRLPVQRDGGRAMVAGRDLADLAEQLAESGELAERDRTRAGSVSARNRMSGIVTRVRRDTVMAQVEMICGPHRVVSLMSSDAADELGLEPGVRAIASVKSTNVVVEVPR; encoded by the coding sequence ATGACCACCTACCGAGTCGCGGAGGCGGCCGAGATCCTGGGCGTCAGCGACGACACCGTACGCCGCTGGGTGGACGCCGGTCGGCTGCCCGTGCAGCGCGACGGTGGGCGTGCCATGGTCGCCGGCCGCGACCTGGCCGACCTCGCCGAGCAGCTGGCGGAGTCGGGCGAGCTGGCCGAGCGCGACCGCACCCGGGCGGGCAGCGTCAGCGCCCGCAACCGGATGAGCGGCATCGTCACGCGGGTCAGGCGCGACACCGTGATGGCGCAGGTGGAGATGATCTGCGGCCCCCACCGCGTCGTGTCCCTGATGAGCAGCGACGCCGCCGACGAGCTGGGCCTCGAGCCCGGAGTGCGTGCCATCGCCAGCGTGAAGTCGACCAACGTGGTGGTCGAGGTGCCCCGGTGA
- the modA gene encoding molybdate ABC transporter substrate-binding protein, with protein sequence MRRLAALALLLPLAACGGGDEGDAADGGELTVLAAASLTDVFAELAVPFEEEHDTEVGFSFGSSTDLAGQAADGAPGDVLATADDASMAVAQDAGVTGDVETFATNVLTIVVPDGNPAGIASLDDLADATWVRCADEVPCGKVAAAVLDAAGVEADPVSLEDDVRATLDKVASGEADAGLVYASDAVAAADDVDSVEIPAADDALTSYSVATLDQSQDPALAADWVTWVTSDEARAILTDAGFGTP encoded by the coding sequence GTGAGGCGGCTGGCCGCCCTCGCCCTGCTGCTCCCCCTCGCCGCCTGCGGGGGTGGCGACGAGGGGGACGCCGCGGACGGGGGCGAGCTGACCGTCCTCGCGGCCGCGTCGCTCACCGACGTCTTCGCCGAGCTCGCGGTGCCCTTCGAGGAGGAGCACGACACCGAGGTGGGCTTCTCCTTCGGCTCGAGCACCGACCTCGCCGGCCAGGCCGCCGACGGGGCGCCCGGCGACGTGCTGGCCACGGCCGACGACGCCTCGATGGCCGTGGCGCAGGACGCGGGCGTCACCGGCGACGTGGAGACCTTCGCGACCAACGTCCTCACCATCGTCGTGCCGGATGGCAACCCCGCCGGCATCGCGTCCCTCGACGACCTGGCCGACGCCACGTGGGTGCGCTGCGCCGACGAGGTGCCGTGCGGCAAGGTCGCGGCGGCCGTGCTCGACGCGGCCGGGGTCGAGGCGGACCCGGTCAGCCTGGAGGACGACGTGCGGGCCACACTCGACAAGGTCGCCTCGGGCGAGGCCGACGCCGGACTGGTCTACGCCAGCGACGCCGTCGCCGCGGCCGACGACGTCGACAGCGTCGAGATCCCGGCCGCCGACGACGCGCTGACGTCCTACTCGGTGGCGACGCTGGACCAGTCGCAGGACCCTGCGCTGGCAGCCGACTGGGTGACGTGGGTGACCTCCGACGAGGCCCGCGCGATCCTCACCGACGCCGGCTTCGGCACCCCGTGA
- the modB gene encoding molybdate ABC transporter permease subunit, protein MRDRLGRPPALLVAPAALATLLLLVPLVAMVASADWQALPGHLTSRTAVDALRLSLVTSTVAIAFCLLLGLPLAWLLARVDFRGRGALRALVTVPLVLPPVVAGVALRAAFGRAGLVGEPLLDWTGFAFPFTTYGVVLAHVFVSMPFVVIAIEGALRSADPRYDDAAATLGATRWTTFRRVTVPLALPGVVAGTVLGWARSLGEFGATITFNGNYPGTTQTMPTLIYVTRQADQDAALSLSLVMLLVSIGVLVALRDHWLGTP, encoded by the coding sequence GTGAGGGACCGGCTCGGCCGGCCGCCGGCGCTGCTGGTCGCACCCGCGGCCCTCGCCACGCTGCTGCTCCTCGTCCCGCTCGTGGCGATGGTGGCCAGTGCCGACTGGCAGGCGCTGCCCGGGCACCTGACCTCCCGCACCGCCGTCGACGCGCTGCGGCTGTCGCTGGTGACCTCGACGGTCGCGATCGCGTTCTGCCTGCTCCTGGGCCTCCCCCTCGCCTGGCTCCTCGCCCGGGTCGACTTCCGCGGCCGCGGCGCGCTCCGGGCGCTCGTCACCGTGCCGCTGGTGCTGCCCCCGGTGGTCGCCGGCGTGGCGCTGCGGGCGGCGTTCGGCCGCGCCGGGCTGGTCGGCGAGCCGCTGCTCGACTGGACGGGCTTCGCCTTCCCCTTCACGACGTACGGCGTGGTGCTGGCCCACGTGTTCGTGTCGATGCCGTTCGTGGTGATCGCGATCGAGGGCGCGCTGCGCTCGGCGGACCCGAGGTACGACGACGCGGCCGCCACGCTGGGCGCGACCCGGTGGACCACCTTCCGGCGGGTCACCGTGCCGCTGGCACTGCCCGGCGTGGTGGCCGGGACCGTCCTGGGGTGGGCGCGCTCGCTCGGCGAGTTCGGCGCCACCATCACGTTCAACGGCAACTACCCCGGCACCACGCAGACGATGCCGACGCTGATCTACGTCACCCGGCAGGCCGACCAGGACGCCGCCCTGTCGCTGAGCCTGGTGATGCTGCTCGTCTCGATCGGCGTGCTCGTCGCGCTGCGCGACCACTGGCTGGGGACGCCGTGA
- a CDS encoding ATP-binding cassette domain-containing protein, translated as MSAAPKQLVADLRVADRVEAAFTAEPGEVLAVIGPNGAGKSSLLHALAGLVDVGGTAHLAGTDLLALPVRERRVGLVFQGQLLFPHLSALDNVAFGPRSRGVRRATAEAVARDWLERFGIAELAGRRPRELSGGQAQRVAIARALATDPDVLLLDEPFTGLDVSVQMALRIELGRHLRDFPGIALLVTHDAIDALTLADRVLVLDGGRVAQAGRPAEVAAEPRTPHVARLVGLNLVADGDELIAFPPDSVVVSLHEPEGSTRLRWHGPVGTLAPHGDAVRVLVHAGPDLLADLTPAAATELGLLPGLDVWLSTKATAVSRYPARR; from the coding sequence GTGAGCGCGGCCCCGAAGCAGCTGGTGGCCGACCTGCGGGTGGCCGACCGGGTCGAGGCCGCGTTCACCGCCGAGCCGGGCGAGGTGCTCGCGGTCATCGGGCCCAACGGCGCGGGCAAGAGCTCGCTGCTCCACGCGCTCGCGGGCCTCGTCGACGTCGGGGGGACCGCCCACCTGGCCGGCACCGACCTGCTCGCCCTGCCCGTGCGCGAGCGCCGGGTCGGTCTGGTGTTCCAGGGCCAGCTGCTCTTCCCGCACCTGTCCGCGCTCGACAACGTGGCCTTCGGCCCGCGCTCGCGCGGGGTGCGGCGGGCGACCGCGGAGGCGGTGGCGCGCGACTGGCTCGAGCGCTTCGGCATCGCCGAACTCGCCGGCCGCAGGCCGCGCGAGCTGTCGGGCGGGCAGGCCCAGCGGGTGGCGATCGCCCGCGCGCTGGCCACCGATCCCGACGTGCTGCTCCTCGACGAGCCGTTCACGGGCCTCGACGTCTCGGTGCAGATGGCGCTGCGGATCGAGCTGGGCCGGCACCTGCGCGACTTCCCCGGCATCGCCCTGCTCGTCACGCACGACGCGATCGACGCGCTGACCCTCGCCGACCGCGTGCTCGTGCTCGACGGGGGGCGGGTGGCCCAGGCGGGCCGTCCGGCCGAGGTGGCCGCCGAGCCGCGCACCCCGCACGTCGCGCGCCTCGTGGGCCTCAACCTGGTCGCCGACGGCGACGAGCTCATCGCCTTTCCCCCCGACTCCGTGGTGGTGTCGCTGCACGAGCCGGAGGGGTCGACGCGGCTGCGGTGGCACGGCCCGGTCGGCACCCTGGCCCCGCACGGCGACGCCGTACGCGTGCTGGTGCACGCCGGACCTGACCTGCTGGCCGACCTCACGCCTGCCGCCGCGACGGAGCTGGGCCTCCTGCCCGGACTCGACGTGTGGCTCTCGACCAAGGCGACCGCGGTGAGCCGCTACCCCGCCCGTCGATAG
- the glpX gene encoding class II fructose-bisphosphatase — protein MSTSAPKPERNLALELVRVTEAAAMAAGRWVGRGDKNDADGVAVEAMRVMISTVEMRGTVVIGEGEKDNAPMLFNGEEVGDGTGPECDVAVDPIDGTTLTAKGMSNAVSVLAVSPRGTMYDPSAVFYMDKLATGPEAADVVDIRLPVKENIARVAKAKGISVHDVTVVLLDRPRHARLVEDIRETGARIKYITDGDVAGAIMAARPDTGVDLMLGVGGTPEGIITACAMKAIGGTIQGQLWPQDDDERQRALDAGHDLDPDFVLGTDDLVTGDDAFFVATGITDGELMRGVRYRGDGVTTHSLVMRSRSGTVRSITAEHRLSKLRGLSSINFDS, from the coding sequence ATGAGCACCAGTGCCCCGAAGCCCGAACGCAACCTCGCCCTCGAGCTGGTGCGGGTCACCGAGGCGGCCGCCATGGCGGCGGGCCGCTGGGTGGGCCGCGGCGACAAGAACGACGCCGACGGCGTCGCGGTCGAGGCCATGCGGGTGATGATCTCCACCGTCGAGATGCGCGGCACGGTGGTCATCGGCGAGGGCGAGAAGGACAACGCCCCGATGCTCTTCAACGGCGAGGAGGTCGGCGACGGCACCGGTCCCGAGTGCGACGTGGCGGTCGACCCGATCGACGGCACGACCCTCACCGCCAAGGGCATGAGCAACGCGGTGTCCGTGCTCGCGGTGTCGCCGCGCGGCACGATGTACGACCCGAGCGCCGTGTTCTACATGGACAAGCTCGCCACCGGCCCCGAGGCGGCCGACGTGGTCGACATCCGGCTGCCGGTGAAGGAGAACATCGCCCGCGTGGCCAAGGCCAAGGGCATCTCGGTCCACGACGTCACCGTCGTCCTGCTCGACCGGCCCCGCCACGCGCGGCTGGTGGAGGACATCCGCGAGACCGGCGCGCGCATCAAGTACATCACCGACGGCGACGTCGCGGGCGCGATCATGGCGGCCCGCCCCGACACCGGCGTCGACCTGATGCTGGGTGTGGGTGGCACCCCCGAGGGCATCATCACGGCCTGCGCGATGAAGGCCATCGGCGGCACGATCCAGGGCCAGCTGTGGCCGCAGGACGACGACGAGCGGCAGCGGGCCCTCGACGCCGGGCACGACCTCGACCCCGACTTCGTGCTCGGCACCGACGACCTGGTCACCGGCGACGACGCCTTCTTCGTGGCCACCGGCATCACCGACGGCGAGCTGATGCGCGGTGTCCGCTACCGCGGCGACGGCGTCACCACCCACTCGCTGGTGATGCGCTCGCGCAGCGGCACGGTGCGTTCGATCACCGCCGAGCACCGGCTCTCCAAGCTACGCGGTCTGTCCTCGATCAACTTCGACAGCTGA
- a CDS encoding alpha/beta fold hydrolase, giving the protein MTQRTLAAFLTPEGFSQPPVVAVLREGSALAEAGRYAASAWGARGARRRTPLGARPERSGEPVVLVPGFLAGDSSLGPMSRTLRHLGFRTYRADVRANVGCTLSAADQLEERLEEVSRRRGARVRVVGHSLGGMLARGVAARRPDLVAGIVTMGSPVLAPGAHHVSLARSVEVLVRLHRAGVRGLMAEDCVAGPCARESFDRARAPMPEGVDFTAIFSRRDGIVDWRACLDPTAQAVEVRSSHVGMAFDPVVIAAVSAALRPGVAAASAVEVDRGQTA; this is encoded by the coding sequence GTGACGCAGCGCACACTGGCCGCCTTCCTCACCCCGGAGGGCTTCTCGCAGCCCCCGGTGGTGGCGGTGCTGCGCGAGGGCTCCGCGCTCGCCGAGGCCGGCCGCTACGCCGCGTCGGCCTGGGGCGCCCGCGGTGCGCGACGTCGTACGCCGCTGGGTGCCCGACCCGAGCGGTCGGGGGAGCCGGTGGTGCTGGTGCCGGGGTTCCTGGCCGGCGACTCCTCGCTGGGCCCGATGAGCCGGACGCTGCGCCACCTGGGCTTCCGCACCTACCGCGCCGACGTGCGTGCCAACGTGGGCTGCACGCTGTCCGCCGCCGACCAGCTCGAGGAGCGGCTCGAGGAGGTCTCCCGGCGCCGCGGCGCGCGGGTGCGCGTCGTCGGCCACAGCCTCGGCGGGATGCTCGCCAGGGGAGTGGCCGCCCGGCGCCCCGACCTGGTCGCGGGCATCGTGACCATGGGCAGCCCGGTGCTGGCGCCCGGGGCCCACCACGTCTCGCTCGCGCGCAGCGTCGAGGTGCTCGTGCGGCTCCACCGCGCCGGGGTGCGCGGCCTGATGGCCGAGGACTGCGTCGCCGGGCCGTGCGCCCGCGAGAGCTTCGACCGGGCCCGCGCACCGATGCCGGAGGGCGTCGACTTCACCGCGATCTTCTCCCGGCGCGACGGCATCGTCGACTGGCGCGCCTGCCTCGATCCCACCGCGCAGGCGGTCGAGGTGCGCTCGTCCCACGTGGGGATGGCGTTCGACCCCGTCGTCATCGCCGCGGTGTCGGCCGCACTGCGACCGGGCGTCGCCGCCGCGTCAGCTGTCGAAGTTGATCGAGGACAGACCGCGTAG
- a CDS encoding alpha/beta fold hydrolase, which yields MSEPRPDSTQPPVASDELRAPVGNEVELCYQTFGDPDDEPLLLVMGLSGPMTWWDQSLCEQLAAAGFHVVRYDNRDTGRSTRVDAPVHPGQLVRAFVTGRADAPYSMSDLAGDAVGLLDHLGIDSAHLVGVSMGGMIAQTVAVEHPTRVRSLTSISSTTGRRTVGWQHPSLLPRLIAPRRAGREAYIESSLAMWSLIGSAGYPTDPDALRSRAAETFDRGVSNPGALRQMLAILTQDDRTPRLRRVRVPALVIHGTADKMVHVSGGRSTAAAIPGAELLTIDGMGHDLPPGLFPTFVEAIRRTADRASA from the coding sequence ATGTCCGAGCCCCGTCCAGACAGCACCCAGCCGCCCGTCGCGTCCGACGAGCTCCGCGCTCCGGTCGGCAACGAGGTCGAGCTCTGCTACCAGACCTTCGGCGACCCCGACGACGAGCCGCTGCTGCTGGTGATGGGGCTGAGCGGTCCGATGACGTGGTGGGACCAGTCCCTCTGCGAGCAGCTCGCCGCGGCCGGCTTCCACGTGGTGCGCTACGACAACCGCGACACCGGGAGGTCGACGCGGGTCGACGCGCCGGTGCACCCCGGCCAGCTCGTGCGTGCCTTCGTCACCGGGCGCGCGGACGCGCCGTACTCGATGTCCGACCTCGCCGGCGACGCCGTCGGGCTGCTCGACCACCTCGGGATCGACTCGGCCCACCTGGTCGGCGTCTCGATGGGCGGCATGATCGCCCAGACCGTCGCCGTCGAGCACCCCACCCGGGTCCGGTCGCTGACCAGCATCAGCTCCACGACCGGGCGGCGGACGGTCGGCTGGCAGCACCCCTCGCTCCTGCCGCGGCTGATCGCGCCCCGCCGGGCCGGGCGGGAGGCCTACATCGAGAGCAGCCTGGCCATGTGGTCGCTGATCGGGTCGGCGGGCTATCCCACCGACCCCGACGCGCTGCGCTCGCGCGCCGCCGAGACCTTCGACCGCGGCGTGAGCAACCCCGGCGCGCTCCGCCAGATGCTGGCCATCCTGACCCAGGACGACCGCACGCCGCGGCTGCGACGCGTACGCGTGCCGGCCCTCGTCATCCACGGCACGGCCGACAAGATGGTCCACGTCAGCGGCGGCCGCTCGACCGCCGCCGCGATCCCGGGCGCCGAGCTGCTCACCATCGACGGCATGGGCCACGACCTGCCCCCCGGCCTCTTTCCCACCTTCGTCGAGGCGATCCGCCGCACCGCCGACCGCGCCTCGGCCTGA